From the Kitasatospora viridis genome, one window contains:
- a CDS encoding helix-turn-helix domain-containing protein, whose translation MPPSKTPPSIRQRRLGAELRRLREQAGLSVTRAGELHGATQSRLSSIESGGYPVSADRVRALARLYDCADDKLIDALTEMTGGRTRGWWEEYREILPSGALDLAELEHHAQSMRIASAIHIPGLLQTPEHARALFRDSVPPLSPPEVEHLVSHRIKRQAVLYGAEPTPLSVLVHEAALQMGFGGPEVARAQLKHLLTMSENPHIDLRVMPFGTGSYPGSGAGIVYFNAEVPRLDTVQVDGATSEFIDTDPQLFKYRIVMDRLEMNSLNPEASRDLIHHVTQNI comes from the coding sequence ATGCCGCCCAGCAAGACCCCACCGAGCATCCGGCAGCGGAGGCTCGGCGCAGAGCTGCGCCGGCTGCGCGAGCAGGCAGGCTTGTCGGTTACGCGCGCCGGGGAGTTGCACGGCGCCACCCAGTCCCGACTCAGCAGCATCGAGTCCGGGGGCTACCCGGTGAGTGCAGACCGGGTGCGGGCCCTGGCGCGCCTCTACGACTGCGCCGACGACAAGCTGATCGATGCGCTCACCGAGATGACCGGCGGCCGGACGCGGGGGTGGTGGGAGGAATACCGCGAGATCCTCCCGTCCGGTGCGCTCGACTTGGCGGAGCTCGAACACCATGCACAGTCGATGCGGATCGCTTCAGCGATCCATATCCCCGGCCTACTCCAGACACCGGAGCACGCTCGCGCGCTCTTCCGAGACTCAGTGCCGCCGCTGTCACCGCCCGAGGTCGAGCATCTCGTCTCTCACCGCATCAAGCGACAGGCGGTGCTGTACGGCGCGGAGCCGACACCACTGTCGGTCCTCGTTCACGAGGCCGCCCTGCAGATGGGTTTCGGCGGCCCCGAGGTGGCCCGCGCCCAGTTGAAGCACCTGCTGACCATGAGCGAGAACCCTCACATCGACCTGCGCGTAATGCCATTCGGCACTGGCAGCTACCCCGGCTCCGGCGCTGGCATCGTGTATTTCAACGCCGAGGTCCCCCGACTGGACACCGTCCAGGTCGACGGGGCAACATCCGAGTTCATCGACACCGACCCGCAGTTGTTCAAGTACCGGATCGTGATGGATCGGTTGGAGATGAATTCGCTCAACCCGGAGGCGTCCCGCGACCTCATCCACCATGTCACACAGAACATCTGA
- a CDS encoding Eco57I restriction-modification methylase domain-containing protein — translation MSATTRNQVFSAVHTVGGLLPVDILVRIAEGKDVSGAKPADYGVIGSRSVRDDAERHWDYLKSVWRELRSRLPEDAETGVPAADPTGIAVAQWLEPLFAELGFGRLTVVGGDGIPADSDTEKVFAVSHRWQHALVHLTPWNTDLDRRPGGAGTVPPQSMLQECLNRTEAHLWGVLSNGRQLRLLRDSSAMATASYVEFDLEAIFDGELFSEFVLLYRLLHVSRFEVAEGAAASACRLEKWRTEAIASGTRALDQLRKGVQDAITTLGTGFLRHPDNAALRENVKAQGLHNALLRLAYRLLFLFVAEDRDVLHAPEVGETERERYATYFSSARLRAHARRRRGTAHGDRWQALRVVLDALGDEKGRPELGLPGLGGLFTHTDADSPLDGLSLSNEYLLTAVRHLAQVRDMGSRRWRAVDYRHLDAEELGSIYESLLELVPQHSAVDRTFELVELAGNTRKTTGSYYTPSSLIDCLLDSALDPVIDDAVKRGEQAAIAAGRSDPAEDIVVELLSLTVCDPACGSGHFLVAAARRIAKRVAAVRERNPEPTLSAVRHALHEVVARCIYGVDLNPMAVELAKVSLWLEAMEPGKALSFLDAHVKHGNGLVGATPALLLKGIPSEAFKPIEGDDKKIAKSLEKQNDKELSGQSSLFDLGDGLKIANTAFASGLRRITTAKSDTLTDVRQQESAYTEWSEADVYVRALRAADAWCAAFVWPKVADAPQAVTHEVFQALQDPEAGAASQAMHDEIVRLREQYRFFHWHLEFPEVFTVPGELAGLEVDQRTGWVGGFSCMLGNPPWEHLELKEQEFFSSRAPKIAGVAGVKRKNLIDGLRAEDPSLHEAYEAAKRNIDGTRHFASSSGLFPLCGRGRIKTDSIFAEQGHKLTSPYGRMGMVLPTGIATDATTQFFFKNLVQSGSIAALYDFENRAALFPAVDSRMKFSILSLVGRFRREPAARLAFFLHDPVELEDTNRVFRLTPDEITLINPNTGTCPVFRSRRDAEISLGIYRRVPVLSKNDDPQGNPWGISFSQGLFNMTSDSHLFHSRQDLESDGWMLAGNIFSKAGAKMLPLYEAKMLHHYDHHWASYDESGSTRDLMTSERLDPATVALPRYWVAESKVEEAVRAKDWNRDWFIGWRDICRATDERTAIIGGFPRSAVGNNLPISTLSRSNVALAGALLACLSSFIFDFNARFKVGSVHLNFFISEQLPVLPPADLSCHSAFITPRVLELTYSAYDMAEFARDLGDIQGPFCWNDERRLVIRAELDALFFHLYGITRDDVDYILETFPIVKRKDEAKYGAYRTKDLILSIYDRMAAAGVGLTVPLRDGENFISTLTLPAGEGLRHPTLIVHGPR, via the coding sequence ATGTCCGCCACCACTCGTAACCAGGTCTTCTCCGCCGTTCACACGGTGGGTGGGCTGCTGCCCGTCGACATACTGGTCCGGATCGCCGAGGGCAAGGACGTGTCGGGGGCGAAGCCCGCCGACTACGGGGTCATCGGCTCGCGGTCGGTGCGGGATGATGCCGAACGCCACTGGGACTACCTCAAGTCGGTCTGGCGCGAGCTGCGCAGCCGGCTGCCCGAGGACGCGGAGACGGGTGTTCCGGCGGCCGACCCTACGGGGATCGCGGTGGCGCAGTGGCTGGAGCCGCTCTTCGCCGAGTTGGGGTTCGGGCGGCTCACGGTGGTGGGGGGCGACGGTATCCCCGCTGACAGTGATACGGAGAAAGTATTCGCCGTCAGCCACCGCTGGCAGCACGCGTTGGTCCACCTCACCCCGTGGAACACCGACCTCGACAGGCGCCCCGGCGGCGCCGGTACCGTCCCGCCGCAGTCGATGCTCCAGGAGTGCCTCAACCGCACCGAGGCGCACCTGTGGGGCGTGCTCTCCAACGGCCGCCAGTTGAGGCTCCTGCGCGACTCCAGCGCCATGGCAACGGCGTCGTACGTCGAGTTCGATCTTGAGGCGATCTTCGACGGCGAGCTCTTCAGCGAGTTCGTCCTGCTCTATCGGCTGCTGCACGTCTCACGGTTCGAGGTGGCGGAGGGCGCGGCGGCTTCGGCTTGCCGACTGGAGAAGTGGCGCACCGAGGCCATCGCCTCCGGGACCAGGGCCCTGGATCAGCTCCGCAAGGGCGTTCAGGATGCCATCACGACCCTGGGCACGGGGTTCCTCCGTCACCCGGACAACGCTGCCCTGCGCGAGAATGTCAAAGCCCAGGGCCTGCACAACGCCCTGCTGCGCCTGGCTTACCGGCTGCTGTTCCTCTTCGTGGCCGAGGACCGCGATGTTCTGCATGCGCCTGAGGTGGGGGAGACGGAACGCGAGCGGTACGCCACGTACTTCTCTTCCGCCCGGCTTCGTGCCCACGCACGGCGCCGGCGCGGCACTGCGCACGGCGACCGGTGGCAGGCCCTGAGGGTCGTCCTTGATGCGTTGGGCGATGAAAAGGGACGCCCCGAGCTCGGATTGCCTGGTCTCGGTGGTCTCTTCACTCACACCGATGCGGACTCCCCGCTGGACGGTCTGTCCCTGTCGAATGAGTACCTTCTGACGGCAGTGCGCCACCTGGCTCAGGTGCGGGACATGGGATCGCGGCGCTGGCGGGCCGTTGACTATCGCCACCTGGACGCGGAGGAACTCGGTTCCATCTACGAGTCCCTGCTCGAACTCGTCCCGCAGCACAGTGCGGTGGATCGCACCTTCGAACTCGTTGAACTGGCGGGCAACACCCGTAAGACCACGGGGTCCTACTACACCCCGTCCTCGCTGATCGACTGCCTGCTCGATTCGGCGCTCGACCCGGTCATAGACGACGCCGTCAAGCGTGGTGAGCAGGCTGCCATCGCGGCGGGCCGGTCCGATCCGGCGGAGGACATCGTTGTCGAGTTGCTCTCTTTGACGGTCTGTGACCCTGCCTGTGGCTCAGGCCACTTCCTGGTCGCTGCCGCCCGGCGAATCGCCAAGCGGGTGGCGGCCGTTCGGGAGCGCAACCCCGAGCCCACGCTTTCTGCTGTCCGCCATGCTCTCCACGAGGTCGTCGCCCGTTGTATTTACGGCGTGGATCTCAACCCGATGGCAGTGGAACTCGCCAAGGTGTCGCTGTGGCTGGAGGCCATGGAGCCCGGCAAGGCGCTGAGCTTCCTGGACGCACACGTGAAGCACGGCAATGGTCTTGTCGGTGCCACACCCGCGCTGCTGCTCAAGGGGATTCCGAGTGAGGCGTTCAAGCCGATCGAGGGCGATGACAAGAAGATCGCCAAGTCTCTGGAGAAGCAGAACGACAAGGAGCTCTCGGGCCAGAGCAGCCTCTTCGACCTCGGTGACGGTCTGAAGATCGCCAACACTGCCTTCGCATCCGGCCTGCGCCGCATCACCACCGCCAAGTCGGACACCCTGACTGACGTTCGCCAGCAGGAGTCCGCCTATACGGAGTGGTCCGAGGCCGACGTTTATGTGCGAGCCCTGCGGGCTGCCGACGCCTGGTGCGCGGCGTTCGTCTGGCCCAAGGTGGCGGATGCTCCACAAGCCGTCACGCACGAGGTCTTCCAGGCTCTGCAGGATCCAGAAGCCGGCGCCGCCTCCCAGGCGATGCACGATGAGATCGTGCGTTTGCGCGAGCAGTACCGCTTCTTCCACTGGCATCTTGAGTTCCCCGAAGTGTTTACCGTGCCAGGTGAATTGGCCGGACTCGAAGTCGACCAGCGTACCGGCTGGGTCGGCGGCTTCAGCTGCATGCTTGGCAACCCGCCCTGGGAGCATCTTGAACTCAAAGAGCAGGAGTTCTTCTCTTCTCGTGCGCCGAAAATTGCAGGGGTGGCGGGTGTAAAGCGGAAAAATTTGATTGATGGACTGCGCGCTGAAGATCCCAGCTTGCATGAGGCGTACGAGGCCGCGAAGCGAAATATCGATGGAACTCGGCACTTTGCCAGCAGTTCTGGACTCTTCCCATTGTGCGGGCGTGGCCGTATCAAAACGGACTCGATTTTTGCAGAGCAGGGGCATAAGCTCACGTCGCCATACGGTCGCATGGGGATGGTCCTTCCGACGGGCATCGCCACTGATGCTACGACGCAGTTCTTTTTTAAGAACTTGGTTCAGAGTGGCTCGATTGCGGCACTGTACGATTTTGAAAACCGTGCTGCCCTATTTCCGGCCGTCGATTCGCGGATGAAATTTAGCATCCTCTCTCTCGTTGGTCGCTTCCGTCGGGAGCCAGCTGCGCGGCTTGCCTTCTTCTTGCATGACCCGGTGGAGCTCGAAGATACAAATAGAGTCTTCAGGCTCACTCCCGACGAGATTACTCTTATCAATCCGAATACCGGAACATGTCCAGTGTTCCGATCGCGGCGCGATGCCGAGATTTCTCTAGGTATCTATCGGCGAGTTCCAGTGCTAAGTAAGAACGATGATCCGCAGGGGAATCCATGGGGCATTTCGTTCAGTCAGGGTCTGTTTAATATGACCAGTGACTCCCATCTCTTTCATTCCCGTCAGGATCTTGAAAGTGATGGGTGGATGCTTGCTGGCAATATCTTTTCCAAGGCTGGAGCAAAGATGCTTCCCCTGTACGAGGCGAAAATGCTCCATCACTATGACCATCACTGGGCTAGCTATGATGAGAGCGGCTCCACTCGCGATCTCATGACTTCCGAAAGGTTGGATCCGGCTACTGTTGCTCTGCCGCGGTATTGGGTAGCCGAGTCGAAGGTTGAGGAGGCGGTGCGTGCGAAGGATTGGAATCGCGACTGGTTTATCGGATGGCGCGATATCTGCCGTGCGACTGATGAGCGTACTGCAATCATTGGCGGGTTCCCTCGGTCGGCAGTGGGGAACAACCTTCCGATCTCAACGTTGTCCAGGAGTAACGTGGCTCTAGCAGGAGCTCTACTCGCTTGCTTGAGCTCATTCATCTTCGATTTCAATGCGCGCTTCAAGGTTGGCAGCGTTCACCTCAATTTCTTCATCTCTGAGCAGCTGCCAGTTCTTCCGCCGGCCGATCTTTCCTGCCACTCTGCGTTCATTACGCCCCGAGTGCTTGAGTTGACCTATAGTGCTTACGATATGGCGGAATTTGCACGTGATCTCGGCGATATTCAGGGCCCGTTCTGTTGGAACGATGAACGTCGCCTGGTCATCCGTGCTGAGCTGGATGCGCTATTCTTCCATCTCTATGGCATTACCCGCGACGATGTCGATTACATCCTCGAAACCTTCCCGATCGTGAAGCGGAAGGATGAGGCCAAGTATGGCGCTTACCGCACTAAAGATCTGATCCTTTCGATCTACGACCGAATGGCTGCCGCTGGCGTTGGGCTTACTGTCCCCTTGCGTGATGGTGAGAACTTCATCTCAACTCTCACGCTGCCCGCCGGCGAAGGGCTGCGTCACCCGACGCTAATCGTGCACGGGCCGCGTTAG
- a CDS encoding McrC family protein, which produces MTSGAVVELVEHAPAVSRPLPDTAGRALAASRILDTAAPDPYRTGHWTLRAGSKVGAVTLDVPGGEPVAVRIAPKVPIARLFFLIGYSLDPRGWRDGQVELGENHDVLPALAHAVERQVDRALRQGLLQGYRAVDESALVVRGRIREAEQIRRRFGAALPVEIAYDEFTTDIAENRILRTAVERLLRLPGVPRDVRRRLLHQRVRLAEVTPLVRGQEIPDWRPTRLNSRYHQALHLARVILDGFSPEHTTGELRIDGFLFNMNKLFEDFVTIALREAYRATDLTCRFQDSHHLDEASMIRMKPDFVLYGPAGTPRAVADTKYKAEKRDGYPDGDLYQMLAYCTALGLPQGHLVYAKGNAPHAAHRVRQAGITIHQHALDLDRPPTELLAEVSSLARKMAADRTL; this is translated from the coding sequence ATGACGAGCGGTGCTGTCGTCGAACTGGTCGAACACGCCCCGGCCGTCAGCCGTCCGCTCCCGGACACGGCCGGCCGGGCGCTCGCCGCCTCCCGCATCCTCGACACCGCAGCCCCCGACCCGTACCGGACGGGCCACTGGACACTCCGCGCCGGCAGCAAGGTCGGCGCGGTGACCCTCGACGTGCCGGGCGGTGAACCCGTCGCCGTCCGCATCGCCCCCAAGGTGCCGATCGCCCGCCTCTTCTTCCTGATCGGCTACAGCCTCGACCCACGCGGCTGGCGCGACGGCCAGGTCGAGTTGGGCGAGAACCACGACGTCCTCCCAGCCCTCGCCCACGCCGTCGAACGCCAGGTGGACCGGGCACTGCGCCAGGGCCTGCTGCAGGGGTACCGGGCAGTCGACGAGAGTGCCCTCGTGGTGCGCGGCCGGATCCGCGAGGCCGAGCAGATCCGCCGCCGGTTCGGTGCCGCCCTGCCGGTGGAGATTGCCTACGACGAGTTCACCACCGACATCGCCGAGAACCGCATCCTGCGCACCGCCGTCGAACGGTTGCTCCGGCTGCCTGGCGTGCCCCGTGACGTACGGCGCCGCTTGCTCCACCAGCGGGTCCGGCTCGCCGAGGTGACTCCGCTGGTGCGCGGTCAGGAAATCCCGGACTGGCGCCCCACGCGTCTCAACTCCCGCTACCACCAGGCCCTCCACCTCGCCCGTGTGATCCTCGACGGCTTCTCGCCCGAGCACACCACCGGTGAGCTGCGCATCGACGGCTTCCTGTTCAACATGAACAAGCTCTTCGAGGACTTCGTCACGATCGCCCTGCGCGAGGCATACCGGGCCACCGACCTCACCTGCCGCTTCCAGGACTCGCACCACCTCGATGAGGCGTCCATGATCCGGATGAAGCCGGACTTCGTCCTGTACGGACCGGCCGGCACCCCACGAGCCGTCGCCGACACCAAGTACAAGGCCGAGAAACGCGACGGCTATCCGGACGGCGATCTCTACCAGATGCTCGCCTACTGCACCGCCCTGGGCCTGCCCCAGGGCCACCTCGTCTACGCGAAAGGCAACGCCCCGCACGCCGCCCACCGGGTCCGCCAGGCCGGCATCACCATCCATCAGCACGCGCTGGACCTCGACCGGCCGCCCACGGAGCTGCTGGCCGAAGTCAGCTCGCTGGCCCGGAAGATGGCGGCCGACCGAACGCTATGA
- a CDS encoding UvrD-helicase domain-containing protein — protein MPQLAFANSFWESYDVLERPVKSGVRKAMAKFQQLTVPELHADKGLHLESVDKARDSRMRTIRINDFWRGVVLAPDDGSDVFLLINVVPHDDAYTWAAKRLYTVNTATRALEVRNVVAIEQLTPALEKAASTAPALLFAKYSDTVLRELGIDDQVLRAVRTVVDKPQLEAFGTLLPEDQFEVLQFLAEGYSAEEVYRDVVAERRPADAKPEPVEDLASAIANTASRITLVSGPDELADILDKPFAAWRVFLHPSQRRVAYRVSYAGSVQVTGGPGTGKTVVALHRVKHLLSRSPDTRILLTTYTNALAGTLRENLAQLLDGDGAQLARVDVTTVNAYAHRISTELAGRAPSPIGDQEERQIWQRVRKRLDLPWTEQFLAQEYRNVVLAHDLRTLDDYLGADRPGRRTPLPTSRRPLLWSAVELFTAEVKARGAVTHLQVCAEAARLLAGAGAGYDHVVVDEAQDLHPAQWRVLRAAVAPGPDDLFITGDPHQRIYDSRVSLGSLGITVKGRSSRLRINYRSTEEILAWSTGIIGAVPVEDLGGDGNDSLAGYRSLLHGRRPHIDGHGSEQAEVAALVERVEGWIAQGIRPAEIGVCARFNVLLDKVHDRLSAAGVPVARVKDSPAPHVVGVRLATMHAMKGLEFRAVAVLGATASAVPFAREITPATVDRLQHETDLLRERCLLFVACTRAREALAVSWSGAPSEFLLAHG, from the coding sequence ATGCCGCAGCTCGCGTTCGCGAACAGTTTCTGGGAGAGCTACGACGTCCTGGAGCGGCCGGTCAAATCCGGTGTGCGCAAGGCGATGGCGAAGTTCCAGCAGCTCACCGTGCCCGAACTGCACGCGGACAAAGGCCTTCACCTGGAATCTGTGGACAAGGCCCGCGACTCGCGGATGCGCACGATCAGGATCAACGACTTCTGGCGCGGCGTCGTCCTGGCCCCGGACGACGGCAGTGACGTCTTCCTGCTCATCAACGTGGTGCCGCACGACGACGCGTACACCTGGGCGGCCAAGCGGCTCTACACCGTCAACACGGCGACCCGAGCGCTGGAGGTCCGCAACGTCGTCGCCATCGAGCAGCTGACACCGGCTCTGGAGAAGGCCGCCTCAACAGCTCCGGCCCTGCTGTTCGCGAAGTACTCGGACACGGTGCTCCGGGAACTCGGTATCGACGACCAGGTGCTGCGGGCTGTGCGGACCGTCGTCGACAAGCCGCAGTTGGAGGCGTTCGGGACCCTGTTGCCGGAGGACCAGTTCGAGGTCCTGCAGTTCCTGGCCGAGGGCTACAGCGCGGAAGAGGTCTACCGCGATGTCGTCGCCGAGCGCCGGCCCGCCGACGCCAAGCCGGAACCGGTCGAGGACCTCGCGTCCGCCATCGCCAACACCGCCAGCCGGATCACCCTCGTTTCCGGGCCGGACGAGTTGGCCGACATCCTGGACAAGCCTTTCGCCGCCTGGCGGGTCTTCCTGCACCCCTCGCAGCGTCGTGTCGCCTACCGGGTCTCGTACGCGGGTTCCGTCCAGGTCACCGGTGGCCCGGGTACCGGCAAGACCGTGGTGGCACTGCACCGCGTCAAGCACCTGCTGTCGCGATCGCCCGACACCCGCATTCTGCTCACCACCTACACCAACGCGCTCGCCGGGACCCTGCGGGAGAACCTGGCACAGCTGCTCGACGGCGACGGCGCGCAGCTCGCCAGGGTGGACGTGACGACGGTGAACGCGTACGCGCACCGGATTTCCACCGAGCTCGCCGGCCGGGCCCCCTCCCCGATCGGGGACCAGGAGGAGCGGCAGATCTGGCAGCGGGTCAGGAAGCGTCTCGACCTGCCGTGGACCGAGCAGTTCCTCGCCCAGGAATACCGGAACGTGGTGCTCGCCCACGACCTGCGGACTCTGGACGACTACCTCGGGGCGGACCGTCCTGGGCGCCGCACGCCGCTGCCCACGTCACGGCGGCCGCTGCTCTGGTCGGCAGTGGAGCTCTTCACCGCCGAAGTGAAGGCGCGCGGCGCGGTGACGCATCTTCAGGTGTGCGCCGAGGCAGCTCGGCTGCTGGCCGGCGCCGGGGCGGGCTACGACCATGTGGTGGTCGACGAGGCGCAGGACCTCCACCCCGCGCAGTGGCGGGTACTGCGAGCGGCTGTCGCCCCCGGACCCGACGATCTGTTCATCACCGGGGACCCGCACCAGCGCATCTACGACTCCAGGGTGTCCCTGGGATCGCTCGGGATCACCGTCAAGGGCCGCAGCAGCCGACTCCGTATCAACTACCGCAGCACCGAGGAGATCCTCGCCTGGTCCACCGGCATCATCGGGGCGGTTCCCGTCGAGGACCTCGGTGGGGACGGCAACGACAGCCTCGCCGGGTACCGGTCGCTGCTGCACGGCCGTCGCCCGCACATCGACGGCCACGGCTCCGAGCAGGCCGAGGTCGCCGCCCTCGTCGAGCGCGTGGAGGGCTGGATTGCCCAAGGCATCCGGCCGGCGGAGATCGGGGTGTGTGCGCGCTTCAACGTGTTGCTCGACAAGGTCCATGACCGACTGTCCGCAGCCGGCGTGCCGGTCGCCAGGGTGAAGGACAGTCCCGCGCCGCACGTGGTCGGTGTACGGCTCGCCACGATGCACGCCATGAAGGGCCTCGAATTCCGGGCGGTCGCCGTCCTCGGGGCGACCGCCAGTGCGGTGCCCTTCGCCCGGGAGATCACCCCGGCCACCGTGGACCGGTTGCAGCACGAGACGGATCTGCTGCGCGAGCGCTGCCTGCTGTTCGTGGCCTGCACCCGGGCCCGTGAGGCGCTCGCCGTCTCCTGGAGCGGGGCACCGAGCGAGTTCCTGCTTGCGCATGGGTGA
- a CDS encoding DUF4357 domain-containing protein, which produces MEDEYQEFKLRVTVGGPVARGRLLPEMGSNGSQKFLVYAGAPARARVVPSFEERRASSYRLRMQLTDDGKLRPSEQWPGLLELVEDVECNSPSAAAEILMGRSANGWTRWRTEDDRPLSEFMPGVWAGPNRAWLVRGSNVSGLDLVQRLWLPEGLTTVAASRLRQGVGQGTSKEQLREYVQEDYESAATYSQRQDLVEELHAFLSRIKPGDTVCTISGGLLYVGEVTGSAEQAPTEDARSNLRRPVDWQSEGYPYADLPEELQQKLSIQHDVVDLTSVQALIEGLGVSDQELAAEAEAIERDPSVEILIARRELTLPEPTPELARDLLVHDVAWLQEVRDLLWDERQLVLYGPPGTGKTYLAQKLAEFLGGGPEQVKLVQFHPSYAYEDFFEGFRPKEDPETREVAFRLTAGPLRELADLASREGNRHVPHFLIIDEINRANLAKVFGELYFLLEYRNKSVRLTYSGDDFALPPNLFVIGTMNTADRSIALVDAAMRRRFAFVELSPRTEPTSGLLRRWLADKGYDSEPADLLDALNARIDEADFRIGPSYLMKSGVYREGGLDRTWRTKILPLLEEHHYGEGVDIEKRYGLAALKDALA; this is translated from the coding sequence GTGGAGGACGAGTACCAGGAGTTCAAGCTGCGGGTGACCGTCGGCGGGCCGGTCGCCCGCGGGCGGCTGCTGCCGGAGATGGGCAGCAACGGCAGTCAGAAGTTCCTGGTGTACGCGGGGGCGCCGGCGCGGGCACGGGTCGTGCCGTCTTTCGAGGAGCGGAGGGCATCCTCCTACCGGCTGCGGATGCAGTTGACGGATGACGGCAAGCTGCGCCCGTCCGAGCAGTGGCCCGGACTCCTCGAACTGGTGGAGGACGTGGAATGCAATTCCCCGTCCGCTGCGGCGGAGATCCTGATGGGCCGCTCGGCCAACGGCTGGACGCGGTGGCGGACTGAGGACGACCGGCCCTTGTCAGAGTTCATGCCGGGTGTTTGGGCGGGCCCCAACCGGGCCTGGCTGGTTCGCGGTTCCAACGTCTCGGGCCTCGACCTCGTCCAGCGGCTCTGGCTGCCGGAGGGGCTGACCACCGTCGCCGCCTCCCGGTTGCGGCAGGGCGTCGGGCAGGGCACGAGCAAGGAGCAGCTGCGCGAGTACGTCCAGGAGGACTACGAGTCCGCCGCGACGTACAGTCAGCGGCAGGACCTCGTCGAGGAGTTGCACGCATTCCTCTCCCGGATCAAGCCCGGTGACACCGTGTGCACCATCTCCGGTGGACTGCTCTACGTGGGTGAGGTGACGGGGTCCGCAGAGCAGGCGCCCACCGAGGACGCGCGGTCCAACCTGCGCCGCCCAGTGGACTGGCAGAGCGAGGGGTACCCCTACGCCGATCTGCCGGAGGAGCTCCAGCAGAAGCTCTCCATCCAGCACGACGTCGTCGATCTCACCTCGGTACAGGCCCTGATCGAGGGTCTGGGAGTGAGCGACCAGGAGCTGGCGGCGGAGGCCGAGGCCATAGAGCGCGACCCGAGCGTGGAGATCCTCATCGCCCGGCGCGAACTGACGCTCCCCGAGCCCACCCCGGAGCTCGCCCGGGACCTGCTCGTCCACGACGTGGCCTGGCTCCAGGAGGTACGCGACCTGCTCTGGGACGAGCGCCAGCTGGTGCTCTACGGCCCGCCGGGCACCGGCAAGACCTATCTCGCCCAGAAGCTCGCCGAGTTCCTGGGCGGTGGACCCGAACAGGTCAAGCTGGTCCAGTTCCACCCCTCCTACGCCTACGAGGACTTCTTCGAGGGCTTCCGCCCCAAGGAGGACCCGGAGACGCGGGAGGTCGCCTTCCGGCTCACTGCCGGCCCGCTGCGTGAACTTGCCGACCTCGCCTCCCGCGAGGGCAACCGGCACGTGCCGCACTTCCTGATCATCGACGAGATCAACCGGGCCAACCTGGCGAAGGTCTTCGGCGAGCTGTACTTCCTCCTGGAGTACCGCAACAAGTCGGTGCGGCTCACTTACTCCGGCGACGACTTCGCCCTGCCGCCGAACCTCTTCGTCATCGGCACCATGAACACCGCCGACCGCTCCATCGCCCTGGTCGACGCGGCGATGCGGCGCCGGTTCGCATTCGTCGAGCTGTCACCGCGGACCGAGCCGACCAGTGGCCTGCTGCGCCGCTGGCTGGCCGACAAGGGATACGACAGCGAGCCGGCCGACCTGCTGGACGCCCTCAACGCCCGGATCGACGAAGCGGACTTCCGGATCGGCCCCTCCTATCTGATGAAGTCAGGCGTCTACCGGGAGGGCGGACTCGATCGCACCTGGCGGACGAAGATCCTCCCGCTCCTCGAAGAGCACCACTATGGAGAGGGTGTCGACATCGAGAAGCGGTACGGGCTCGCCGCTCTCAAGGATGCTCTGGCATGA
- a CDS encoding DUF397 domain-containing protein, producing the protein MVVQSWQKSSYSADAANCIYLAAAPDGTIKLRESDDPDVIVTTSPEKLRAFILGVKAGEFDHLAN; encoded by the coding sequence ATGGTAGTTCAGAGCTGGCAGAAGTCCTCCTACAGTGCAGACGCCGCCAACTGCATCTACCTTGCTGCAGCTCCCGATGGCACCATCAAGCTGCGCGAGAGCGACGACCCGGATGTCATTGTCACTACATCGCCCGAGAAGCTCCGCGCCTTCATACTCGGCGTCAAGGCCGGCGAGTTCGACCACTTGGCGAACTAA